The following coding sequences lie in one Halomonas sp. 'Soap Lake #6' genomic window:
- a CDS encoding DUF2797 domain-containing protein: MSLTAQGCLSKMAAALPANPDESVVYHLRAGEQRILLNERIGDRLSLAWSGAIACTHCGRATKKSFAQGYCYPCFKRLAQCDTCIMKPETCHYHQGTCREPEWGEKHCFQPHIVYLANSSGLKVGITRKTQMPTRWLDQGAIQALPILEVDTRQQSGLVEMLFKERVADRTNWRTMLKGEVALLDLAAERDRLFAELADGLAQLREMHGADAIRTLHDQPLYFNYPVDTFPSKVVSHNFDKKPQVEGVLQGVKGQYLMFDTGVINLRKFTGYEVLVS, translated from the coding sequence ATGTCACTAACTGCCCAAGGCTGTTTAAGCAAAATGGCAGCAGCATTGCCTGCTAACCCTGATGAGTCGGTGGTTTATCACCTGCGCGCGGGTGAGCAGCGCATTTTACTTAACGAGCGCATTGGTGACCGACTTAGCCTCGCCTGGAGCGGGGCTATTGCCTGCACGCACTGTGGCCGAGCAACTAAAAAAAGCTTTGCCCAAGGTTATTGCTACCCCTGTTTTAAGCGCTTAGCTCAGTGTGACACCTGTATCATGAAGCCGGAAACCTGCCATTACCATCAGGGGACCTGTCGCGAACCTGAGTGGGGCGAAAAACACTGCTTTCAGCCGCATATTGTCTATTTAGCGAACTCATCAGGGCTGAAGGTTGGGATTACACGGAAAACACAAATGCCAACCCGCTGGCTTGATCAGGGGGCTATTCAGGCTTTGCCTATTCTGGAGGTGGATACTCGCCAACAGTCTGGCCTTGTGGAGATGCTGTTTAAAGAGCGGGTGGCTGATCGCACCAATTGGCGCACCATGCTTAAAGGTGAAGTGGCATTGTTGGACTTAGCCGCAGAGCGTGACCGGCTTTTCGCTGAATTAGCCGATGGACTAGCTCAGCTGCGAGAGATGCACGGCGCTGACGCGATTCGCACGTTGCATGATCAGCCACTCTATTTTAACTATCCCGTCGACACGTTTCCAAGCAAGGTAGTCTCGCATAACTTTGATAAAAAGCCTCAAGTCGAAGGCGTTTTACAAGGTGTTAAAGGGCAATACCTCATGTTCGACACAGGCGTTATTAACCTTCGTAAATTCACAGGTTACGAGGTTTTGGTGAGTTAA
- a CDS encoding rhomboid family intramembrane serine protease, with translation MHPVTLLPIDADTSELRKALWHYRIGHRITNEADGQLLWVADPRQHAELSRLLARWERGEPLIIDPPKARPPASRSVFAITRQLPVTALMIGVSLIIFALIGVFGDLLVVALTIVPIGIAGGQLVYGSLGDTLVSGQVWRLLSPAFLHFGWMHLIFNLMWVWYFGRQVEQLQGSRTMLWLLIFAGIGANLAQYATGTVLFGGMSGVVYALLAHVWLMSRRVPQSGFFVPQMLVVFMLGWMVFTMTDVAGSVGFGNVANEAHLGGLLVGLATGWYYSSKRSKR, from the coding sequence ATGCATCCAGTAACGCTTTTACCTATTGATGCAGACACCAGTGAGCTGCGCAAAGCGTTATGGCATTACCGCATTGGGCACCGTATTACCAATGAAGCAGATGGGCAGCTACTCTGGGTGGCAGATCCACGCCAGCACGCTGAGCTCTCTAGGCTTCTAGCCCGTTGGGAGCGAGGAGAGCCGCTGATTATCGATCCCCCTAAGGCTCGCCCGCCAGCATCGCGCAGTGTTTTCGCCATTACCCGTCAGTTGCCGGTTACCGCTTTGATGATTGGTGTAAGCCTAATTATTTTCGCTTTAATCGGTGTTTTTGGTGACTTGCTCGTGGTTGCATTGACCATCGTGCCGATTGGCATAGCGGGCGGGCAACTGGTCTATGGCTCCCTTGGCGATACACTTGTATCCGGTCAGGTTTGGCGCCTACTGTCTCCTGCATTTCTTCATTTTGGCTGGATGCATCTGATATTTAACCTGATGTGGGTGTGGTATTTCGGTCGCCAAGTTGAGCAACTGCAAGGCAGCCGTACGATGTTGTGGTTGCTTATTTTTGCCGGTATCGGAGCCAATTTGGCGCAATATGCTACAGGTACCGTCCTATTTGGTGGAATGTCAGGTGTTGTCTACGCACTGCTAGCCCACGTATGGCTGATGTCTCGACGTGTTCCACAAAGTGGTTTCTTTGTCCCCCAAATGCTGGTGGTTTTTATGCTGGGGTGGATGGTGTTCACCATGACTGATGTCGCTGGCAGTGTTGGTTTTGGCAACGTAGCCAATGAAGCACACCTGGGCGGGCTGCTCGTGGGGCTAGCAACAGGATGGTATTATTCATCTAAACGAAGCAAGCGCTGA
- a CDS encoding YeaC family protein, protein MSDMTFDRMINQITPAIYESLKQAVSLRKWPDGRRLTPEQTELCLEAVIRYEVENNVPEENRVGYLEQRTCGASTMGVGVTPEMAGLARDATRD, encoded by the coding sequence ATGAGCGATATGACCTTTGATCGAATGATCAATCAAATAACCCCTGCGATCTATGAAAGCCTCAAGCAAGCGGTATCGCTACGCAAATGGCCTGATGGGCGTCGGCTAACACCTGAGCAAACAGAGCTCTGTTTAGAGGCGGTAATACGCTACGAAGTTGAAAATAACGTGCCTGAGGAGAACCGTGTAGGCTACCTTGAACAGCGTACCTGCGGCGCTAGCACTATGGGCGTTGGCGTGACACCTGAAATGGCGGGCCTAGCTCGGGATGCCACTCGTGACTGA
- a CDS encoding DUF2231 domain-containing protein encodes MTPTPQRSIKSRASLAGHPLHPVMIHFPVAALMALVASDLAYWYTSDPFWLRSGLWLAGVGAFGGWIASIAGIIDLVTVSRIRRLITGWSHAIVAVVMLSLASLNWLLRLNEPSAILPWGLAISLLTAALIALAGWLGGQLVYEHAVGVDVD; translated from the coding sequence ATGACACCTACTCCCCAACGATCAATCAAAAGCCGAGCCTCTCTGGCCGGCCATCCACTGCATCCAGTAATGATCCACTTTCCTGTGGCCGCCTTGATGGCGCTGGTTGCCAGTGACTTGGCTTACTGGTACACCAGCGATCCCTTCTGGCTGCGTAGCGGCCTTTGGTTGGCTGGCGTAGGCGCTTTTGGTGGCTGGATTGCCTCCATTGCAGGGATCATTGACTTGGTCACCGTCTCGCGTATCCGCCGTCTGATCACTGGTTGGAGCCACGCGATTGTGGCTGTTGTAATGCTCTCGCTGGCGTCGCTTAACTGGCTGCTGCGTCTTAATGAGCCAAGTGCCATTCTGCCCTGGGGGCTTGCAATATCGTTGCTCACTGCTGCGCTTATCGCGCTGGCGGGCTGGCTCGGCGGCCAATTGGTTTACGAGCACGCCGTAGGAGTGGATGTGGACTGA
- a CDS encoding metallophosphoesterase produces the protein MEGYDLIGDVHGCGATLAALLEKLGYHQRGGVYRHSRRKVIFLGDLIDRGPRIRLAVTIARRMVEEGEAHIVMGNHEYNALAYTCPAPLGSNKRWLREHTPRRNRIIEDTLAQYRDYTNEWEDTLAWFRTIPLCLELDGIRVVHACWDEALIRELRSRAPDACMDNRFLVESTDPSTQAFRILDRLTRGTYIPLPPGIAIHSGDGFTRQSFRTHFWSANPQQWGDVVFQPDNLPGNLEARSLTPHERQRLSYYSPEQPPLFIGHYWCEGIPALPTHNIACLDYSAVKYGRLVAYRWSGEEKLNADHFVWIQVPREERSQLKPWEIDFD, from the coding sequence ATGGAGGGATACGACTTAATAGGCGATGTGCATGGCTGTGGAGCTACCCTGGCTGCTTTGTTAGAGAAGTTAGGTTATCACCAGCGTGGCGGTGTGTACCGGCACTCACGCCGTAAGGTCATTTTCCTGGGCGACTTGATCGACCGCGGGCCGCGCATTCGTTTAGCAGTAACAATCGCTAGGCGGATGGTAGAGGAGGGCGAAGCGCATATTGTGATGGGTAATCATGAATATAACGCCCTTGCCTACACATGCCCCGCGCCGCTTGGCAGCAATAAACGTTGGTTGCGTGAACACACCCCAAGGCGTAACCGTATTATTGAAGATACTTTGGCCCAGTACCGTGATTACACTAACGAATGGGAAGATACTCTGGCATGGTTTAGAACCATTCCTTTATGCCTTGAACTAGATGGTATTCGCGTAGTACATGCCTGTTGGGACGAAGCGTTAATCCGCGAGTTAAGGAGCCGTGCGCCCGATGCTTGTATGGACAACCGTTTCTTAGTTGAATCCACGGATCCTTCTACTCAAGCGTTTCGTATTCTTGATCGCTTAACCCGTGGTACCTATATCCCGCTGCCTCCGGGAATTGCTATCCACTCTGGAGATGGGTTCACTCGGCAGAGCTTTCGCACCCACTTTTGGTCAGCTAATCCGCAGCAGTGGGGAGATGTGGTTTTCCAGCCGGATAATTTGCCCGGTAATTTGGAGGCTCGAAGCTTGACGCCCCATGAGCGGCAGCGCCTGAGCTACTATAGCCCCGAGCAACCCCCTCTATTTATTGGCCACTACTGGTGTGAGGGAATTCCTGCGCTACCGACCCATAACATCGCCTGCTTAGACTATAGCGCAGTAAAATATGGTCGTTTAGTCGCTTACCGTTGGAGTGGCGAAGAAAAATTGAATGCTGATCATTTTGTTTGGATTCAAGTGCCTAGAGAAGAACGATCACAGCTAAAGCCATGGGAAATCGATTTTGATTAA
- a CDS encoding CopD family protein, whose protein sequence is MPWLKLLHIAALVIWCGALLYLPALLSHALQLRKDSGFAQGAPPMPRFFYNSIATPAALAAIASGTLLFLLNGLLGGWLIFKLVAVVLMVAAHGCFGWLILRLEMGIYKGVKATMLLALLLAVAGILGVLGFVLAKPLDWS, encoded by the coding sequence ATGCCCTGGCTGAAACTGCTCCATATAGCCGCGCTAGTAATCTGGTGCGGTGCCTTATTGTATTTACCTGCTCTGCTTAGTCACGCCCTGCAGCTTCGCAAAGATTCTGGCTTTGCCCAGGGCGCTCCGCCCATGCCGCGTTTTTTCTACAACTCGATTGCCACCCCCGCAGCGCTCGCAGCGATTGCATCGGGCACCTTACTGTTTTTGTTAAACGGCCTTTTAGGTGGCTGGTTAATTTTTAAGCTTGTTGCCGTGGTGTTGATGGTGGCTGCTCACGGTTGCTTTGGCTGGTTAATTTTGCGTTTGGAAATGGGCATTTATAAAGGCGTGAAAGCTACCATGTTGCTTGCTTTATTGTTGGCTGTGGCAGGTATTTTAGGCGTGTTGGGGTTTGTGCTAGCCAAGCCACTGGACTGGAGTTAA